In Wenyingzhuangia fucanilytica, the following are encoded in one genomic region:
- a CDS encoding alpha-amylase family glycosyl hydrolase, with protein MRHISDKEHTINKRLHKLYPPEIADRAVDSIIDLIFKYKSRIKSTPYQLSEKDVILITYGDQVNKDYEPSLLTLKGFMDKHLKGIINSVHILPFYPYSSDDGFSVVNYGAVDPKMGSWREIEQISGAYRLMVDGVINHISQFSDWFKAYLAGDPYFQDFFTEVDPSIDLSKVVRPRALPLLSEFVDDAGKTRHVWTTFSKDQVDLNYKSHRVLRNVLDALFYYVEKGATLIRLDAIAFIWKEIGTECVHLEQTHELIQLMREVLHEVAPEVIIITETNVPHHENVSYFGSGDDEAQMVYNFALPPLLVHSILTGNTKTLTEWGKTLTLPSDKVCFFNFTASHDGIGLRPIKGILTEEEVQNLGDTVKSHGGLVSYKTDADGSQSPYELNCSYIDALTHPDKDDEVRFKRMLLAQATVLAMPGVPGIYFHSLVGSRNYKDGVKHSGVNRTINREKYHIDWLEKELATEGTLAKKMLERYKALIAIRIHEPAFNPFGKFEFLELGNQLFAVDQHSVDNKERIVTIHNFSDKEVSCELPEKISLTLKDLLGSNTEISTNSISLKPYQLMWLKGEL; from the coding sequence ATGAGACATATTTCAGACAAAGAACACACCATCAATAAAAGATTACATAAATTATATCCGCCAGAAATTGCAGATAGGGCAGTAGATAGCATCATCGATTTGATTTTTAAATACAAATCAAGAATAAAATCTACCCCTTATCAGTTAAGCGAAAAAGATGTGATTTTAATTACCTACGGAGATCAAGTTAATAAAGATTACGAACCTTCTTTGTTAACTTTAAAAGGTTTTATGGATAAGCATTTAAAAGGAATTATCAATTCGGTTCATATTTTACCTTTTTATCCATATTCTTCTGATGATGGATTTTCAGTAGTAAATTATGGAGCTGTAGATCCTAAAATGGGATCATGGAGAGAAATTGAACAAATTAGTGGAGCGTATAGATTAATGGTTGATGGAGTTATCAATCATATTTCCCAATTTTCAGATTGGTTTAAGGCTTATTTGGCTGGTGACCCATATTTTCAAGATTTTTTTACAGAAGTAGATCCGTCTATAGATTTAAGCAAAGTAGTGAGGCCAAGAGCCTTGCCCTTGTTAAGTGAATTTGTAGATGATGCAGGAAAAACAAGGCATGTATGGACTACCTTTAGCAAAGATCAGGTAGATTTAAATTATAAAAGTCATAGAGTTTTAAGAAATGTATTAGATGCCCTTTTTTATTATGTAGAAAAAGGAGCTACGCTAATTAGATTAGATGCGATTGCTTTTATATGGAAAGAAATTGGGACAGAGTGTGTGCATTTAGAACAAACCCATGAACTGATTCAGCTGATGAGAGAAGTGTTGCACGAAGTAGCACCAGAGGTAATTATCATTACAGAAACCAATGTGCCTCACCACGAAAATGTTTCTTATTTTGGAAGTGGTGATGATGAAGCACAAATGGTTTATAATTTTGCTTTGCCTCCATTATTGGTACATTCTATTTTAACAGGAAATACCAAAACGCTAACAGAATGGGGAAAAACATTGACTTTGCCGAGTGATAAAGTCTGTTTCTTTAATTTTACTGCAAGTCATGACGGAATTGGATTAAGACCCATCAAAGGAATTTTAACAGAAGAAGAGGTTCAAAATTTAGGAGATACGGTAAAATCACACGGAGGTTTGGTGTCTTACAAAACTGATGCGGATGGAAGTCAAAGTCCATATGAGCTAAATTGTAGTTATATAGATGCTTTAACACATCCTGATAAAGATGATGAGGTTCGATTTAAAAGAATGTTATTAGCTCAAGCTACTGTTCTTGCCATGCCCGGAGTTCCAGGAATTTATTTTCATTCCTTAGTAGGGTCAAGAAATTACAAAGATGGTGTAAAGCATTCTGGGGTAAATAGAACCATTAATAGAGAAAAATATCATATCGATTGGTTAGAAAAAGAATTGGCTACAGAAGGAACTTTGGCTAAAAAAATGTTAGAACGTTATAAAGCATTAATTGCTATTCGTATTCACGAACCTGCATTTAATCCTTTTGGAAAATTTGAGTTTTTAGAGTTAGGAAATCAACTTTTTGCGGTAGATCAGCATAGTGTAGATAATAAAGAAAGAATTGTAACCATACATAATTTTTCAGATAAAGAAGTGAGTTGTGAATTGCCAGAGAAAATTTCTTTAACCTTAAAGGATTTATTGGGTTCTAATACAGAAATTTCAACGAATTCTATCAGTTTAAAACCTTATCAATTAATGTGGTTAAAAGGAGAGTTATAG